One segment of bacterium DNA contains the following:
- a CDS encoding universal stress protein has protein sequence MFKKVLVPVDFSPASHTALNYAIELTRGKNQIVLIHVFPSKIREMVIFYDVPERVKSLEMQVEELRERAASELEKMAESLSKKGISVKSIFLEGEPAQAVIEESSKGYDLVVVGIPAKKVQIANTSYTIVKGVKTNCLVVKESRAKFTLKKVLFAADFSEVSKKAFKEFALKFKKEFNVEMTVLNVFELYPLPYVEHGATWLLGDLEQVKKNLEKRLISEYEGKGISYSVIEGADAGIEIVDFADKGKYNLIILTREEKSWMEKAFLGSVSAKVVKLTKKPVLICQTKLDD, from the coding sequence ATGTTTAAGAAGGTGTTGGTCCCCGTAGATTTCAGCCCCGCTTCACACACTGCTTTAAATTATGCTATTGAGCTGACACGTGGAAAAAACCAGATAGTACTAATTCATGTTTTCCCATCAAAAATTAGAGAAATGGTCATTTTTTACGATGTTCCAGAGAGGGTGAAGTCTCTCGAGATGCAGGTAGAGGAACTTCGGGAAAGGGCAGCCTCAGAACTGGAGAAAATGGCAGAATCCTTAAGTAAAAAAGGAATTTCCGTGAAGTCTATCTTCCTTGAAGGAGAACCAGCGCAGGCAGTGATAGAGGAGTCTTCGAAAGGGTATGACCTCGTTGTGGTAGGGATCCCTGCTAAAAAGGTCCAAATTGCAAACACATCCTACACTATTGTAAAGGGTGTTAAAACGAATTGTCTCGTCGTAAAAGAATCAAGAGCCAAGTTTACACTGAAAAAGGTACTTTTTGCTGCTGACTTTTCTGAGGTTTCAAAAAAGGCTTTTAAGGAGTTTGCCCTTAAGTTCAAGAAAGAATTTAATGTTGAAATGACGGTTTTGAATGTTTTTGAACTGTATCCTCTACCATATGTTGAGCATGGGGCGACATGGCTGCTGGGTGATCTTGAACAGGTAAAGAAGAATCTGGAAAAAAGGCTGATATCAGAATATGAAGGGAAAGGTATCAGCTATTCTGTGATAGAAGGTGCGGACGCGGGAATTGAGATTGTTGATTTTGCGGATAAGGGAAAATATAATTTAATAATACTCACACGGGAAGAAAAGAGCTGGATGGAGAAGGCGTTCTTGGGCTCTGTTTCAGCGAAGGTTGTGAAGTTAACGAAGAAGCCGGTATTAATTTGCCAAACCAAATTAGATGATTAA
- a CDS encoding thiamine pyrophosphate-dependent enzyme encodes MADSFSLSLKELARRNKSLAPGHRACAGCPFPAVVRMTLSASDYPVVVANATGCMEVTTSIFPFGAWPVPWIHNAFENAAATISGVEAAYKALVRKGVVPADKKIKFIAFGGDGGTYDIGLQSLSGAAERGHNFLYILYDNEGYMNTGIQRSSSTPYGASTTTSPAGKVLHGKLQHKKPIVDIMAAHGIPYAAQASVSHWNDYVKKVRKALSIEGPTFIAVYSPCVPGWGYPENKSIEVAKIAVESGFWPLYEVENGYYKINYRPRNPVPIEEFLKSQARFAHLLNYPEAIEELKRFIQERWKFLEFMEKRREIDGVTENV; translated from the coding sequence ATGGCAGACAGTTTCTCTTTAAGTTTAAAAGAGCTTGCCAGGAGAAATAAAAGCCTTGCACCGGGTCACAGAGCCTGTGCAGGTTGTCCTTTCCCTGCGGTCGTAAGAATGACTCTGAGCGCATCTGATTACCCTGTTGTCGTGGCCAATGCGACTGGCTGTATGGAAGTTACAACCTCGATATTCCCCTTTGGAGCGTGGCCTGTGCCTTGGATTCATAATGCTTTTGAAAATGCTGCTGCAACAATTTCCGGTGTAGAAGCAGCCTACAAGGCACTGGTGAGAAAAGGGGTGGTTCCAGCTGATAAGAAAATAAAGTTTATTGCCTTTGGCGGTGACGGTGGCACCTATGATATCGGTCTTCAGTCCCTCTCTGGAGCGGCCGAAAGGGGCCATAATTTTCTTTACATTCTTTATGACAACGAGGGATATATGAATACAGGAATACAGCGGTCAAGTTCAACGCCTTATGGCGCAAGCACTACAACCTCGCCAGCAGGAAAAGTTTTGCACGGTAAATTACAGCATAAAAAACCCATTGTAGATATAATGGCTGCTCACGGCATACCTTATGCTGCGCAGGCGTCGGTTAGCCATTGGAATGATTATGTAAAAAAGGTGAGAAAGGCTCTCTCTATCGAAGGACCAACTTTCATAGCGGTTTATTCTCCCTGTGTTCCGGGTTGGGGGTACCCCGAGAACAAGAGTATTGAAGTTGCAAAAATTGCTGTTGAGTCAGGTTTTTGGCCGCTGTATGAAGTTGAGAACGGATATTATAAAATTAATTATAGGCCAAGAAATCCCGTTCCAATTGAGGAATTTTTAAAATCGCAAGCAAGGTTTGCTCATCTGCTCAACTATCCTGAAGCAATAGAGGAACTGAAGAGATTCATACAGGAAAGATGGAAGTTCCTTGAATTTATGGAAAAGAGAAGGGAAATAGATGGGGTAACTGAAAATGTTTAA
- the thiL gene encoding thiamine-phosphate kinase, translating to MNEDELLKILSKYWGREDNLIIPNGDDTLAISAYGDLAYLVTVDTSLENVHFTKEILTFEEIGYRAVAGALSDIAAMGGEPVTILIDLEIPEPQLESIKSIYDGIKILQDEFFFSIGGGNIVHGTRWRLTTTVLGIVRRDYILRRNNFRPGDKVYITGDIGRVYYFFRELKNFHKDQVIFKKLREKVAHPVPRIKEIQELKSKYDLGGAIDISDGLGIDLKRVAEASKVNIVIDLENIPYVEELNYFKNQEDFYFALVSSGEEYEVCFSSKDEIEFPGVAKIGEVLEGPGKVFGKLENQLFEISGLGYDHIKKLSAH from the coding sequence ATGAATGAGGACGAACTACTCAAGATTCTCTCAAAGTATTGGGGAAGAGAAGATAATTTAATTATACCCAACGGTGACGATACCCTCGCCATCTCGGCTTACGGTGACCTTGCTTATCTGGTTACAGTAGATACAAGCTTAGAAAATGTCCACTTTACAAAGGAAATTCTCACCTTTGAGGAAATAGGATACAGAGCGGTAGCAGGAGCACTATCAGATATTGCTGCAATGGGAGGAGAACCGGTTACTATCCTCATAGACCTTGAAATACCTGAACCACAGCTGGAAAGCATCAAGTCAATCTACGATGGGATAAAAATTTTACAAGATGAATTCTTTTTTTCCATAGGCGGTGGCAATATTGTTCATGGAACCCGTTGGAGGCTTACGACCACTGTTTTGGGGATTGTGAGACGAGATTACATTTTGAGAAGGAATAACTTTAGACCCGGTGATAAAGTATATATCACCGGAGACATTGGCAGAGTCTACTATTTTTTCAGAGAACTTAAAAACTTTCACAAAGATCAGGTAATCTTCAAAAAGCTGAGAGAAAAAGTTGCGCATCCGGTACCCCGAATTAAGGAAATTCAAGAATTAAAATCCAAGTATGATCTCGGTGGTGCAATAGACATCTCTGATGGACTTGGAATCGACCTTAAAAGAGTAGCGGAGGCATCAAAAGTTAATATTGTAATAGATTTAGAGAACATTCCATACGTAGAAGAACTTAACTATTTCAAAAATCAGGAAGACTTTTACTTTGCTCTTGTTTCCAGCGGTGAAGAATATGAAGTCTGTTTCTCGTCGAAGGACGAGATAGAATTTCCGGGCGTTGCAAAAATTGGGGAAGTTCTCGAAGGACCAGGAAAGGTCTTTGGAAAGTTAGAAAATCAACTTTTCGAGATTTCAGGCCTTGGATACGATCACATTAAAAAATTAAGCGCGCACTAA
- a CDS encoding DHH family phosphoesterase, whose translation MSLIEEISQKYKISPELAKVLVEKGVRNLDLAEATFNPVLDNLQPPSTLPDLIPAVERILKAVGKGESILIFGHEDADGITSTAIMIKTLKVLGSNPYHYIPSKKNEAYGLTKSAIDYIKGKYNPTLLITVDSCTSCFEGVEYCKEQGIDVIVTDHHEVKESLPKALVVNPKIGGDSFPYLAGCGVAFKVAWELLSLKFGWDLDRIKEEIPELFIFAAIGTLADRVPLFCENRIFYEEGKRAYEWYRMNFVKAFEEIRRQNGYSNERPTIEELIPIVSSGKSVNGENAGVQLLLSEDVASAEEILRPLWEASTNWQSKAQAYLEKAKSLIKVVRDYIAIDLKDAEPQYIGYVASQLKDAFNVPVIVMGRREDGIVVAEVRVPYGFNSLDMLNYLSDLFIDYGGHKPASGFSMYERDIPELFEQIENYFKLHPFENVDLFYDISYNRVEDSKLEELHRLGSVGVEVRALFNSVKIGELRESVKKYPVIDPENLLDLYYDDVEVKVLLVTSSNGFRVDKLVRA comes from the coding sequence TTGAGTCTTATTGAGGAAATTTCTCAGAAATACAAAATCTCGCCAGAATTAGCAAAAGTTCTTGTAGAAAAGGGTGTAAGGAATCTTGATCTTGCTGAGGCAACGTTTAATCCAGTGCTTGACAATTTGCAACCACCATCGACCCTTCCCGATTTAATTCCTGCCGTTGAGAGAATATTGAAAGCTGTAGGCAAAGGCGAAAGTATTTTGATTTTTGGACATGAAGACGCAGATGGTATAACTTCAACGGCAATTATGATAAAAACTTTAAAAGTTCTTGGATCAAACCCATATCATTACATCCCGTCAAAGAAAAACGAAGCGTACGGACTAACAAAGTCAGCGATTGATTACATAAAGGGAAAATACAACCCTACGCTTTTAATTACTGTTGATTCGTGTACTTCATGTTTTGAAGGCGTCGAGTATTGCAAGGAGCAGGGTATAGATGTTATAGTGACAGATCACCACGAAGTGAAAGAGTCTCTTCCCAAAGCTCTTGTAGTAAACCCTAAGATCGGCGGTGATTCCTTCCCTTACCTCGCGGGATGTGGTGTTGCCTTTAAAGTAGCGTGGGAACTTCTTTCCTTAAAATTTGGTTGGGATTTAGATCGTATTAAAGAAGAGATACCAGAACTTTTCATCTTTGCTGCGATAGGGACGCTGGCGGATCGGGTTCCCCTCTTTTGCGAAAACAGGATTTTCTATGAAGAAGGCAAGAGGGCATACGAATGGTATAGAATGAATTTCGTCAAGGCTTTTGAAGAGATTCGTAGGCAGAATGGGTATTCTAATGAGAGACCCACGATTGAGGAACTTATTCCTATAGTTTCCTCGGGAAAGTCTGTGAATGGTGAAAACGCAGGGGTACAACTGTTGCTATCTGAAGATGTTGCTTCCGCTGAAGAGATTCTTAGGCCTCTTTGGGAAGCATCCACCAATTGGCAATCGAAGGCTCAGGCATATTTGGAAAAAGCAAAAAGTTTGATTAAGGTAGTTAGAGATTACATTGCCATAGACCTTAAGGATGCAGAGCCTCAATATATTGGATATGTAGCAAGTCAACTGAAAGATGCCTTTAATGTGCCTGTTATTGTGATGGGACGAAGAGAAGATGGTATAGTCGTGGCAGAAGTTAGAGTTCCCTATGGTTTCAATTCCCTTGATATGCTAAACTATTTAAGTGACCTCTTTATTGATTACGGCGGTCACAAGCCAGCCAGTGGTTTCAGCATGTATGAGCGAGACATTCCTGAGCTTTTTGAGCAGATTGAAAATTATTTTAAGCTCCATCCTTTTGAAAATGTAGATCTTTTCTATGATATTTCTTACAATAGAGTTGAAGATAGCAAACTGGAAGAGCTACATAGGCTTGGTAGTGTGGGCGTTGAGGTTAGGGCACTCTTCAATTCGGTTAAGATTGGCGAACTTAGAGAATCGGTTAAAAAGTACCCTGTTATTGACCCTGAAAATCTTCTTGACCTATACTATGACGATGTGGAAGTAAAAGTTCTTTTAGTCACTTCATCAAATGGATTCAGAGTGGATAAATTAGTGCGCGCTTAA
- the porA gene encoding pyruvate ferredoxin oxidoreductase, which yields MSETLKVKQALTGNEAFAFAMKQINPDVVAAYPITPATEIVQIFSKYVADGEVDTEFVAVESEHSAMSACIGAATAGARVMTGTSSQGLALMHEVLYIASALRLPIVLAEVNRALSAPINIHCDHSDTMGSRDSGWIQIYCENANEGYHSLIQAVKIAETINLPVMVTLDGFIISHGMEVVETLETDVVRQYLGKRKPLYNVLDYENPIMVGPLDLTDYYFEHKRQQIEAMKKAKDVIEEVITDYNKRFGFDFPVFAEAYRMEDAEYAILSMSSAAGTMKEAVDVMREKGEKVGLVRLKVFRPFPYEVLQEFFKNVKAIGVMDRSDSVSTMGGPVFNEVRSALYDLDTRPRIMNFVFGLGGRDFPLSDALYIVNRVKELKEGKTLDFVEYVGVRE from the coding sequence ATGTCTGAAACTTTGAAAGTAAAGCAGGCTTTAACCGGGAATGAGGCTTTTGCATTTGCAATGAAGCAAATCAATCCCGATGTTGTTGCAGCTTATCCTATTACGCCAGCAACTGAAATTGTGCAAATCTTCTCAAAGTATGTAGCTGATGGTGAGGTAGATACTGAATTTGTCGCGGTAGAATCTGAACATTCTGCTATGTCTGCCTGCATAGGCGCTGCGACGGCAGGTGCAAGGGTTATGACAGGAACATCTTCACAGGGGCTGGCGCTTATGCACGAGGTGCTTTATATAGCGTCAGCTCTTAGACTGCCTATAGTTCTTGCGGAAGTTAACAGGGCTCTTTCCGCACCCATTAATATTCACTGTGATCACTCTGATACCATGGGATCGAGAGATTCTGGATGGATACAAATTTACTGTGAGAATGCAAATGAAGGATATCATTCCCTGATTCAGGCTGTAAAAATTGCTGAGACGATAAATCTCCCTGTTATGGTAACGCTTGATGGTTTCATAATAAGTCATGGAATGGAGGTTGTGGAGACCCTTGAGACCGATGTAGTGAGGCAATATCTGGGAAAACGGAAGCCACTGTACAATGTCCTCGATTATGAAAATCCTATAATGGTAGGTCCACTTGATCTCACAGATTACTACTTTGAACACAAGCGGCAGCAGATCGAAGCGATGAAAAAGGCAAAGGATGTTATTGAAGAGGTTATTACTGATTACAACAAGCGTTTTGGTTTTGATTTTCCCGTTTTTGCTGAGGCTTACAGAATGGAAGACGCGGAATATGCGATTCTCTCAATGAGTTCTGCAGCTGGTACAATGAAGGAGGCTGTAGATGTAATGAGAGAAAAGGGCGAAAAGGTTGGCCTGGTCAGATTGAAAGTGTTCAGACCATTCCCTTATGAAGTGCTTCAGGAATTCTTTAAGAATGTCAAAGCGATCGGTGTGATGGACAGGTCGGATTCTGTGAGCACAATGGGAGGGCCGGTTTTCAATGAGGTAAGGTCTGCACTTTATGACCTTGACACACGTCCAAGAATTATGAATTTTGTCTTTGGGCTGGGAGGCAGGGATTTTCCGCTTAGCGATGCACTTTACATTGTTAATCGCGTAAAGGAACTTAAAGAAGGTAAGACTTTAGATTTTGTTGAGTATGTTGGCGTAAGAGAATAG